The window TTTTCGCCAGTGGTTTAACCACTTCCCTTGCTTTAACCAGTTTCCTCTACCACTGTATGACATCCTCTCGGATTTCTTGCAGTCCTCACTGTCTTTCCTCCCTCAGTCTCATCCTTTCTTTACCAAGGTCCCTTCTGTGGTCTTGCTCAGCTCTGGATCTAAATAGAGCAGAGTTAACAATTTCTTCCACAAGTTGGACAGTGAAATGAGAAAACAATTAAAACACTAGCACCTGCCTAATGTGTTAGGAATCCCTCCCTTGACTTCAAGATGTTTTGCTCCATTAGCACTAGAAATAGAACACAAGAAAAAACTCTTGCTGCCGATTCCTGCTGGACTGAAAACTGTGAACTGTCAAGAACTGGTTCAATAGATAAAATAATTCCCTTTGAACTCGCCCAAGCAGGCAAGCAGCTGCAAAGTGAAATTTCACTAAAATTTTAGTACATGTCTCAGCCTCCCTTAACACACAATTGCCATGAGTTTGAAAAAACTCACGTTTACTTAGAAATGAGCACATCAATAGCAGCATCTTTCTTCTGCTGATGACCCAAGTAACATACTCAACTGCTTTTCAGACTTCAACCTGCACACTACAATTTTTTTAGGAGCTGCATCCTCTTTTATAAAAGCTGACTTCTCAGAGTTGTTTTCTACAGTTTCTTGAAATCTTGCAGGAGTGCCAAGGGATCTCCTGCTGACAAGTTGAGAAACACTGCTCTAAGTAATTGTTCTGCAGTTTTGTAGCTTGTTTAGAAATAAAGACTCTACTAGAGGAAAAATACAGCACTGTCTCACAGTGGTGAGACAtgggaacaggttgtccagaaaagatgtggatgcctcatccctggagctattccaaggccaggttggatggggctctgagcaacctgggacagtgggaggtgtccttggccatggcaggaggggtcatgatctttaaggtcccttccaacccaaagcattccatgattccatgattcctgtACTCAAGCTTCCTCTAACCCTTGGGTGCTATGTACTGCTGATGCGCTTCAGATCCTAAGTATGGACATTTGTTGTGAATTTGGTCTAACAAGGTGCACCTGCAAGCAGTGCTCATCAACTCACTGCTGTACTTTGTCTCAGCTGAATGGAGTATGTTTGCATTGTACTGCAACTGCAGGACATTTCAGATGAAATATGTGGGTGGTAAGTTACAGAAGTTCATGTTAGACAGACAATTTAATTACCTAGCAAAGTGTTCTTGTGTGATATATACTCCAGAACTAGACAGTACACAAATGTCTTGCCTAGTATAACAGTACTTACATAGTAAGTAATACTTAGGTAGTATCACAGTACGTAGCTGTACAGTTGCACTGGCCTTTAATTCCTGTGGGAGAATGAACCCATGTGTCATGCTGTGGTCAGACAGAAGTGGCCACCACACCCCTTTGGTATGGCAGTGGTGTGTGTGCAGTCCTACTGCGCAGTAGAACATACTGGAGGGAATTGCTCACACTCAAGAACAAGAACAGATTGCTTTGGTTAGGTTTAACAAAAAAGCACTGAAACTGTTTATAGTACCTAGTACCATAAACATGCATTACACTTCTTACCATATTACACTTCTGCCATCTTTTGGCATTGACGAGCTTTAGCAGATTTTGAGGAACCAGATAAGCTGCAAGCAGGTTTGTGTCTAAGGCCCGGTGTTCTGAATGTGCAGCTGTAACTACAACTAACGAAAGaccagaaaagcagaaaggtaTGGCCCAAgactaaaaagaaattaaagaaagtaatttttatatCTGAAGATCAAGATGAAATATATTGCTATCAAGTATTTTCAAGAAAAGAGTTCTCtatttttactttgaaatacacatttttattcCAGAATCTTTAGCATTATGGTCACTTTGCTGGAAATGAAATGTCAACCAAGTAATTAGttcacattttcaaaacaagcacTTACCAGAATTTGCTAAACCTGGCAACTTTGTCataatgcttttatttgtaGTCTCTCTAATAAATTACCTGTACCATACAGCCTCCATTCTCTTTTCTTCAAACACAGGTGATGTTCGTATGTTGGATTTTACCAAATTCAAAGATACTATCCTTAAAAAACTTGATCAAGTCGCACAGCGACatagaaattttgaaaatagtAACAAAATTGTTGTCATCCTTGTACCATCCTATTATGTCAACAACCTCTCTGAAAATCATTAAGGATGGAGGGCCAAATATAGCTCTTGGCCAAGCTTAGAGCAATTCCATTGACTTTAAAAAGAATGCATCTGTCCTGTGAGGTTACTTTTAAGTAAAAGCTGCCTCAGGTTAATGGAAATTAAGCTGTCATCTATTATAGATTTTCAAAAGGGACAATTTATCCTTTATCACTGGGCAAAAATGAATTTTCCAAAGTATTAATGAATTTTTGTCTCATCCATGCTTTGAAGTTTTGATACCATTCTAAgagcttttttctcctttgaatcttTTCTTGTAagctcaggtttttttctttctctagaaTAGCAGGAAGCTCTTTCCAGTCTTTAATAAAGATAAATGGAGCCCCCATGGTTTTTAATAATTGCAATGGAGCACTGTGGTACATTGATGAATTTCCGCAATCACCCGGTGTCATTACATCTTCTATAACAGGCAGAGATCCATATGAACAAGCCTCATAAATTCTGTAACATTCTGTATTTATTCCCACTGGGCACAATGTCAAATCACTCTGCAGCAAGGCATCTTGATAGTTTTTGAAACTTTCATTTGTTTCTTGAGGCTGCCACCTAGGAAGGTAAAAGGggtgaaaattaatatttttctcacaGGTACCACAATGAAAAAATAGAGAtacaatttaatttctattatttataaaactgaaaatgcTATCAGTGTAAAAATTTTATATTACACGCACAGTCAACTGACTTTTACTTTTAGTCttaactgcttttaaaagtctTCTAAAAATGTATTGAAAATGTCACTGTTAAAAATAGATTGTAATATGTGGCccttttcagaaattattaataCTTAGAAGTGTAAGAAACAAATTGAAACGCCACTTCAAATCTTCTGCATGACTTGGATGATGCATACATCAATTTACTTCACAGCACACTTTagaaacagacaaaaagggAGACACTCAATGGactttttaatgacattttttggCCTCAGAAGAGGCTTGCTCTTCAAAAGCTAGGACACACAGCAATTTGTTTAACCTGAATTCATCTATTTGCAGTGTCTCAGTATGTCTGGGAGATAAGAGTTTGTGTCACAGATACAATCCATCTCCTGAGACTCTTCATTAGGGCAGCTAAGGTCTAACTGAGCACCACTGTGCCTGCTATTCAACATTTTAGAGGTGATGCTTTTCAAAGTTAAGAAACAGAATCAGAACCCTACTCTTGTTAGTCAAAAACAACTGTGCTGTACAGATTAAATCCACTATCATGTGGAACACAACAAAATATGGCTGTCTTCCTTCCTCTAGAAAGACATTAAACTCCACAAAATACAGGAGAAGTGTTTCTTctcatatttttaagaaaaaaacagatggTCATTGATcgttttatatatatatatatgtaggaGATTTTTCTATACTAGATTTAAAAATATGCCTTATGTAAAATATAACAGAAAGGCAGTTATGTTATGATGACCTAAACAAAGAGTCTCTGCAATATCCCAACTAATTACCTTACAATTACCCTAAAGGACTGATTACCTTCATTTGTACTATTTTTTAACACTCAATAAAAGATTGGCAATAATTAACCAGACAAAAAcctcaatattttcattaagtATATTAAAGTCTTACTGTTCTCTGGCTGCAATCCAGCAAAGTTTGTCAATCCCATCCTGTTTCAGAATTTCAATTAGCGTTTCTCTAGAAGAATTCTTATAAACTGTTCCTAAGAAATTACATAGATATGATCTCGGATCATGTAGCATTGACCAGCTGGGTTCCACAACCGGAAAATTTCTGTAGCTGTAAAAACAATGTGTAAGTTAGACAACtatattaaaggaaaacattttgcagcatttatttttcagtgcatcATATTTTAAGACTAAACCCACCTACTTGTTGCCAATCCCTATCTATACAGACCGACCCACAAGTAAACCAATTCAAGTCCTCTCCTAAAATTATGTCTTTATTCCCTTTGCCCCCGTCAGTCCCTTTACAAAGTTTCCAGAATACTTACATCTTCTTTCAACATCAGAAATATTACATGTACATATTACAGAATGTCCTTGACTAACGTGCTTTTCCAAAGAAGCTGTTCTTGATGCAACCACAAGTTTTGACTGAAATGGCCAGTTTGATGGTAATGATGGTACATAAGTCTTACCTACCTTGATCTCTGGATGTGCTTATCTACTGAAAATACCACTGGTAACCTCTCAATGCAAAATCTCACCTTGACCTGAGTGAATTTCAATATTCTTATATTCTGGCTCCTCAATAGCTTGCTGTACATTATTTGATGGGGCAGTCCTTCCCTCATTCTCCTACTGCATGATGAATGTTAATTCACTTAGTTTCTAATAACCATTTGTCCctatgcaaatatttttgcatcATTCTACgtcttcattttctctctttatttggAAAATCTGGCATATTTTAATGCCTTTAACCCCATTTTTTTACAGCCATTTTATGCAAAGGCCAGGAACCCCATTTTGATACCAAATTTATCTTTTTCCACCCAGCTCCACACCCTAGTTTATTGTTTTAAGTGCTGTTGCTTTCTCTTAACTGTCACCTTAATCTCTGTATCTCAAAACTCAACATCTTTCCACTCAGGAACTTACAGTGCCATCAATTCTTTGACACCATCAAGAGTCCAAATTTTGTGTATTTCAGAGACACTGTGAACAAATTAAAATTGTATACAAAAAAGCTCTATACAGTTTTCCAGCTTGTTGAGCCAACTGGATCAATACAGGATATTGAATTCAAATTCAACACAAGATATGAAAATAATCCTGTATTCCTTTCAGCTTCTATTACCCTGGTAAGTAGCTAAACCACTATAAACTCTGCTAATACGAAGTAATATATCTATATGAAGTAGTATATCTAGCTGAAACTTTATTTAGTACACATAAATAGTTTGAGCACTTGAGTATaacaaaaatggattttttaaacAAGCAGTTAAGCCAGCTTACACTGCTGTGATACTGGAGTATAACAACTCCAAACAGAAGTCTTTTGAGCCATAATGGAGGTTAAAAAAAGTACTCCTTCCTTTCCTGAATAAATAGTACCTGCCACTAATAAAAGGTTATTTAGTTACATAAATATCTTTTGAATCTCCATGTAATTGGAACATATTACATCAGCAGTTATGATAAATCTCAAGAGCAAATCTATTGAAGAATGAATAAACAGAAAACTTTAGGAGACACAGGTTCATTTTCCTAAAGTCTCCTAAACACGAGTATTCTTTTCCTGTTATCATTTTTATTACTAAATGCAACTTTGAAAGACTCCAATGCCTGATTTAGAAATTGACTGATAGGATCATGTTCTGCAATTTACTTATTACAATTGTTTTGGGCATCAGCAGTAACACTCAGTCATATTTTCCATACCTCATGCACAACAATTAACTAATCAATTGCAACTCCTGTCTATGGCACTTACGTAGCTACTCCTAAAGGCCACTGGAAAATATCTTCTTCATTTACGAAGGCATAGTCATATGTGACAAAGAGCAGATTTACAAATCCCCCGTTTCGTTTCAGGTATGGCTGAATCCAGGCGTTGTTGCACTGCTCGCTCCCGAGCAGCAGCACCGCCACGTGCTGGATTTTGCGGGTCTCCATCAGTGTCTGTGCGTAGTGCAGCCACTGCGTGGCGTAGGCGACCTTCGCCGGCTCCCTCCCGTTCAGCACCAGCACCACATGCTCCGCTTCCACCGAGAAGTAGCCGGGAACTACAGATGGGCCGGTGAGGAAGCtgagaaaaccaaaatacaacACTAAATAAAGCAAGACTTTGTAAGAAAAATTACTGACTTCAATCTTCTAGCTAGTTTTCTACACAATAACGGAGTATGTACtcccattattttttctttgataaaCTAAATGCAATATACTGCAAAATTACTGTGCAACTATAACCACTTCTGTTGATAGTATCTACTGCTTAGCACAGGAGTAaagctgctttcatttttattcaggAAAAAGGTGATTTACTTCAATAAGGTATTTTAACACCATACTCAGACCTCAAAATGTGTGTAAATCACCTTTCAAAGAAGGGTGCGCCTTGATGTTCACTAAAGGTT is drawn from Poecile atricapillus isolate bPoeAtr1 chromosome W, bPoeAtr1.hap1, whole genome shotgun sequence and contains these coding sequences:
- the LOC131592418 gene encoding ribitol-5-phosphate xylosyltransferase 1-like isoform X3, with translation METRKIQHVAVLLLGSEQCNNAWIQPYLKRNGGFVNLLFVTYDYAFVNEEDIFQWPLGVATYRNFPVVEPSWSMLHDPRSYLCNFLGTVYKNSSRETLIEILKQDGIDKLCWIAAREQWQPQETNESFKNYQDALLQSDLTLCPVGINTECYRIYEACSYGSLPVIEDVMTPGDCGNSSMYHSAPLQLLKTMGAPFIFIKDWKELPAILEKEKNLSLQEKIQRRKKLLEWYQNFKAWMRQKFINTLENSFLPSDKG
- the LOC131592418 gene encoding ribitol-5-phosphate xylosyltransferase 1-like isoform X2, with the protein product MLSSFLTGPSVVPGYFSVEAEHVVLVLNGREPAKVAYATQWLHYAQTLMETRKIQHVAVLLLGSEQCNNAWIQPYLKRNGGFVNLLFVTYDYAFVNEEDIFQWPLGVATYRNFPVVEPSWSMLHDPRSYLCNFLGTVYKNSSRETLIEILKQDGIDKLCWIAAREQWQPQETNESFKNYQDALLQSDLTLCPVGINTECYRIYEACSYGSLPVIEDVMTPGDCGNSSMYHSAPLQLLKTMGAPFIFIKDWKELPAILEKEKNLSLQEKIQRRKKLLEWYQNFKAWMRQKFINTLENSFLPSDKG
- the LOC131592418 gene encoding ribitol-5-phosphate xylosyltransferase 1-like isoform X1, with translation MRGARRRLCSALIVAYGLFSLYAAYTVFLRPRRPAAPRPHRDRRGPRGFTDHVALGNEEWNPWDADEKNELAASQQRYEANLKMIKYARSHLEQTNLRVQIWGKAAIGLYLWQHIFGGHLEPADVTAQWREGSQKAGKTYFSFLTGPSVVPGYFSVEAEHVVLVLNGREPAKVAYATQWLHYAQTLMETRKIQHVAVLLLGSEQCNNAWIQPYLKRNGGFVNLLFVTYDYAFVNEEDIFQWPLGVATYRNFPVVEPSWSMLHDPRSYLCNFLGTVYKNSSRETLIEILKQDGIDKLCWIAAREQWQPQETNESFKNYQDALLQSDLTLCPVGINTECYRIYEACSYGSLPVIEDVMTPGDCGNSSMYHSAPLQLLKTMGAPFIFIKDWKELPAILEKEKNLSLQEKIQRRKKLLEWYQNFKAWMRQKFINTLENSFLPSDKG